One region of Ananas comosus cultivar F153 linkage group 9, ASM154086v1, whole genome shotgun sequence genomic DNA includes:
- the LOC109715432 gene encoding uncharacterized protein LOC109715432, whose translation MAPFICEQLHCGATPYGPVVRYRTIRTPYLCAPCGFTMVPSFGQCLLCHPASSSSAYSPPPPPPPPAASPPPPALFPPPPALSPYYAIPVGADFDDPRSAYVLLPAYPHLRSLHHCRRRRRRCCRAAASCCGIAFFLSLFASAAAALFILWPSDPDVGVARLRLDRLHVGPPPLAAIDLHLRLDIRVRNPDFFALDYRSVVTSVSYRRRPLGSLAAAGAGGRVRARGVSYLDAELRLDGIEVLDDAVYLIEDLARGSIPFDAVTEVEGTLALFSFQIPVKGRISCSVIVNPHKQEIIRHDCYPE comes from the exons ATGGCACCGTTCATTTGTGAACAGCTGCATTGTGGGGCCACGCCTTACGGGCCCGTCGTTCGATATCGTACCATCCGGACCCCGTACCTCTGTGCGCCCTGTGGGTTCACAATGGTACCATCATTTGGACAGTGTCTACTGTGCCA tcctgcctcctcctcttcagcatattctcctcctcctcctcctcctcctccagcagcatctcctcctcctccagcactatttcctcctcctccagcACTATCTCCTTACTACGCCATACCCGTCGGCGCCGACTTCGACGATCCCCGGAGCGCCTACGTCCTCCTCCCCGCCTACCCCCATCTCCGAAGCCTCCaccactgccgccgccgccgccgccgctgctgccgcgcTGCCGCCTCCTGCTGCGGCATcgccttcttcctctccctgttcgcctccgccgccgccgccctcttcATCCTCTGGCCCTCCGACCCCGACGTCGGCGTCGCCAGGCTCCGCCTCGACCGCCTCCACGTCGGCCCGCCGCCCCTCGCCGCCATCgacctccacctccgcctcgaCATCCGCGTCCGCAACCCGGACTTCTTCGCCCTCGACTACCGCTCCGTCGTCACCTCCGTCAGCTACCGCCGCCgtccgctcggctccctcgctgccgccggcgccggcggccgCGTGAGGGCACGAGGCGTCTCCTATCTCGACGCCGAGCTCCGGCTCGACGGGATCGAGGTTCTGGACGACGCCGTTTATCTGATCGAGGACCTCGCCAGGGGATCCATTCCGTTCGACGCCGTTACTGAGGTTGAGGGCACGCTAGCGCTCTTCTCCTTTCAGATCCCCGTTAAG